Proteins encoded within one genomic window of Haladaptatus sp. QDMS2:
- a CDS encoding Hsp20/alpha crystallin family protein has translation MIKELGKSIGNVIVENVGRASSRVQERKPLPVDLLESDDAFLAVFDAPGATQSDVQVRFAENTIHVRVDRFRDFHDGYEMRFPGRGLSLDGSVKLPPEAEVDTTDATAKLTKNGTLHVRVPKVQETEVTVEDEEDEVIEMDDVDESDVKPAGTDDIKDTDEAADDEDRP, from the coding sequence ATGATTAAGGAACTTGGCAAATCCATCGGGAACGTCATCGTCGAGAACGTCGGGCGCGCCTCTAGTCGCGTCCAGGAACGAAAGCCACTGCCCGTCGATTTACTCGAAAGCGACGACGCCTTCCTCGCCGTCTTCGACGCTCCCGGGGCGACCCAGAGCGACGTGCAGGTGCGCTTTGCCGAGAACACCATCCACGTCCGCGTCGACCGCTTCCGTGACTTCCACGACGGCTACGAGATGCGCTTTCCCGGCCGCGGCCTCTCGCTCGACGGCAGCGTGAAACTGCCCCCCGAGGCAGAGGTCGATACGACCGACGCGACGGCGAAACTCACGAAAAACGGCACCCTTCATGTCCGCGTGCCGAAGGTGCAAGAGACAGAAGTCACGGTCGAAGACGAGGAGGACGAGGTCATCGAGATGGACGACGTCGACGAATCCGACGTCAAGCCGGCAGGCACGGACGACATCAAGGACACGGACGAGGCAGCAGACGACGAAGACCGGCCGTAA
- a CDS encoding radical SAM protein gives MTDPADLQVTIVDGYVDEPAHFGVPPYISTYPRYTAGALVDAGVPESQITYHTIDALRDEMTNWRDVEEADLLIYVGGMTVPGKYVGGTSAEPDEVKRLAWTARGTTLMGGPIRFGVGENNEGGSEMERKDLDYDFVAKGDIEAAAHDLVESGLEGFGDRMRSNEEIDRWAANGAFVIENHPNYPEYLICEMETSRGCAYRCSFCTEPLYGNPAFRSAESVVREVEELYTRGARHFRIGRQADILAFGGDGEKPNPDALRDLYGGIREVAPDLGTLHLDNMNPITVVKWPELSREGIRVIAKHNTPGDTAAFGLESADPVVQEENNLNVTAEECFEAVKIVNEEAGWRPGDDPSAAPTHGEEASARLPKLLPGINLLHGLKGETKETYQHNLDFLQRVYDEGLMVRRVNIRQVMAFAGTEMSETGSAIAKDHKKLFKKYKKQVREEIDNPMLKRVAPAGTILPHVHLEYHKDGKTFGRQLGTYPLLVAVPGERELGRTVDIVVTDHGYRSISGVPHPLDVNEATMDELMAIPGLGRGRAGDIIVNRPYTTPDQLKSQVGADVGPFIDTLLPGQSK, from the coding sequence ATGACTGACCCCGCCGACCTGCAGGTCACCATCGTCGACGGGTACGTAGACGAACCGGCGCACTTCGGCGTGCCACCGTACATCTCGACGTATCCGCGGTACACGGCGGGCGCGCTCGTAGACGCCGGCGTTCCCGAGTCCCAGATTACCTACCACACCATCGACGCACTACGCGACGAAATGACCAACTGGCGCGACGTCGAGGAAGCCGACTTGCTCATCTACGTCGGCGGAATGACCGTCCCCGGGAAGTACGTCGGCGGCACGTCCGCCGAACCCGACGAGGTCAAACGTCTCGCGTGGACCGCCAGGGGCACGACGCTCATGGGCGGCCCCATCCGATTCGGCGTCGGCGAGAACAACGAGGGCGGCAGCGAAATGGAGCGCAAGGACCTCGACTACGACTTCGTCGCCAAGGGCGACATCGAGGCGGCCGCCCACGACCTCGTCGAAAGTGGCCTCGAAGGCTTCGGCGACCGGATGCGCTCGAACGAGGAAATCGACCGCTGGGCCGCGAACGGCGCGTTCGTCATCGAGAACCACCCGAACTATCCCGAATATCTCATCTGCGAAATGGAGACCTCCCGGGGCTGTGCTTACCGCTGTTCGTTCTGCACGGAACCACTGTACGGGAACCCAGCGTTCCGCAGCGCAGAGTCCGTCGTGCGCGAAGTCGAGGAACTCTACACCCGCGGCGCGCGCCACTTTCGCATCGGACGGCAGGCCGACATCCTGGCCTTCGGCGGCGACGGCGAGAAACCGAACCCGGACGCCCTGCGCGACCTCTACGGCGGCATCCGCGAGGTGGCCCCTGACCTCGGCACGCTCCATCTCGATAACATGAACCCCATTACGGTCGTGAAGTGGCCGGAACTGTCGAGAGAAGGCATTCGCGTCATCGCGAAGCACAACACGCCCGGTGACACCGCCGCCTTCGGCCTCGAAAGCGCGGACCCGGTCGTCCAAGAGGAGAACAACCTAAACGTCACAGCAGAGGAGTGTTTCGAGGCAGTCAAAATCGTCAACGAGGAGGCTGGCTGGCGACCCGGTGACGACCCGTCTGCGGCCCCGACCCACGGCGAGGAGGCGTCTGCACGGTTACCAAAATTGCTGCCCGGCATCAACCTCCTGCACGGGCTGAAAGGCGAGACGAAAGAGACCTACCAGCACAATCTCGACTTCCTGCAGCGCGTCTACGACGAGGGCCTGATGGTCCGTCGGGTGAACATCCGGCAAGTGATGGCCTTCGCGGGCACCGAAATGTCGGAGACAGGGTCGGCAATCGCGAAGGACCACAAGAAATTGTTCAAGAAGTACAAAAAGCAGGTGCGCGAGGAGATCGACAACCCGATGCTAAAACGAGTCGCGCCGGCGGGAACTATTCTCCCCCACGTCCACCTCGAATACCACAAGGACGGCAAGACGTTCGGCCGTCAACTCGGAACCTACCCGCTGCTCGTCGCGGTTCCCGGCGAGCGGGAACTCGGGCGGACCGTAGACATCGTCGTGACCGACCACGGCTATCGCTCGATTTCCGGCGTCCCACACCCCCTCGACGTGAACGAGGCGACCATGGACGAACTGATGGCCATTCCCGGCCTCGGTCGAGGGCGGGCGGGAGACATCATCGTCAACCGACCGTACACGACGCCCGACCAGCTCAAATCGCAAGTGGGCGCGGACGTGGGACCGTTCATCGACACCCTTCTTCCCGGGCAGTCGAAATAA
- a CDS encoding flippase-like domain-containing protein produces the protein MSQDVEVSVVLPAYNEEKTIEHTVKTTLDTLATFLPPGSFEVIVAEDGCDDRTPEIADEMEAEFPAVRHFHSDERLGRGGALERAFEASHGRTLVYFDTDLATDMKHLEELVESVRSGEYDIATGSRWMPGKEIDRPAKRGIPSKGFNGLTRFFLRSDLLDHQCGFKAFDREALFDIMDDVEDNHWFWDTEVLVRAQKKGYRINEFAVEWTPMEDTKVDLVRDVFGMGSQILRVWYEFSVSPKINRKTTLGAGTLLTIVALLLMTQYIDFSQVITEMQGADPVLIGVAAVIYLVSWPLRGARYKDILNKLGFREKTGFLTGAIFISQTGNLVFPARAGDAVRAYVVKTRRKVPYPSGFASLTVERVFDLLTITVLAGAVFILLALTGFTSVEGLSQAITQISGERGQSGRYALYLAGFVGVAAISATALIVASARTESNHIRSFVTRISNDSYADYVAGVLERFAGDVQVVASDKRAFARVGASSLLIWTLDVLTAVVVFAAFGVDLPFTTLLAVGFFAVSVGNLAKVLPLSPGGVGLYEGAFSLLVVALLPVSWEVALGAAIVDHAVKNIVTVLGGVASMLLLNVSLTTAVKESRDVPDVEAVEN, from the coding sequence ATGAGCCAAGACGTTGAAGTGAGCGTGGTTCTCCCCGCCTACAACGAGGAGAAAACCATCGAGCACACGGTGAAAACCACGCTCGACACGCTCGCGACGTTCCTCCCCCCAGGCTCGTTCGAAGTCATCGTCGCCGAAGACGGGTGTGACGACCGTACCCCTGAAATCGCAGACGAGATGGAAGCGGAGTTCCCCGCCGTCCGCCACTTCCACAGCGATGAACGACTCGGCCGCGGTGGCGCGTTAGAACGGGCATTCGAAGCCTCCCACGGTCGCACGCTGGTCTACTTCGATACGGACCTTGCGACGGACATGAAGCACCTGGAAGAACTCGTAGAGAGCGTTCGCTCCGGCGAGTACGACATCGCGACCGGGTCGCGGTGGATGCCAGGCAAAGAGATAGACCGCCCCGCAAAGCGCGGAATTCCGAGCAAGGGCTTCAACGGCCTCACGCGGTTTTTCCTGCGCTCTGACTTGCTCGACCACCAGTGTGGGTTCAAAGCGTTCGACCGCGAGGCGTTGTTCGACATCATGGACGACGTCGAGGACAACCACTGGTTCTGGGACACGGAGGTTCTCGTTCGCGCCCAGAAGAAGGGCTACCGCATCAACGAGTTCGCCGTCGAATGGACGCCCATGGAGGACACGAAAGTGGACCTCGTCCGCGACGTGTTCGGGATGGGCAGCCAGATTCTGCGGGTCTGGTACGAGTTCTCCGTCAGCCCGAAAATCAACCGCAAGACGACGCTCGGCGCGGGGACGCTGCTGACCATCGTCGCCCTCCTCCTCATGACCCAGTACATCGACTTCAGTCAGGTCATCACGGAGATGCAGGGCGCAGACCCCGTTCTCATCGGCGTCGCCGCGGTCATTTACCTCGTCTCGTGGCCGCTCCGCGGCGCGCGGTACAAGGACATCTTGAACAAACTCGGCTTCCGCGAAAAGACCGGCTTCCTGACCGGTGCCATCTTCATCAGTCAGACCGGGAACCTCGTGTTCCCCGCCCGTGCCGGTGACGCGGTGCGTGCCTACGTGGTGAAGACCCGCCGGAAAGTGCCGTACCCCTCCGGGTTCGCGTCGCTTACCGTCGAGCGTGTCTTCGACCTGCTCACCATCACGGTGCTCGCGGGCGCGGTGTTCATCCTGCTCGCACTGACCGGGTTTACGAGCGTCGAAGGCCTGAGCCAGGCCATCACGCAGATTAGCGGCGAGCGCGGACAGAGCGGCCGGTACGCCCTCTACCTCGCCGGATTCGTCGGCGTGGCCGCCATCTCCGCGACGGCGCTCATCGTCGCCTCCGCGCGGACGGAGAGCAACCACATCCGGAGTTTCGTCACCCGCATCAGCAACGACTCCTACGCCGACTACGTCGCGGGCGTCTTAGAACGGTTCGCCGGAGACGTGCAGGTCGTGGCGAGCGACAAGCGCGCCTTCGCCCGCGTCGGCGCGAGCAGCCTGCTCATCTGGACGCTCGACGTGCTGACCGCAGTCGTCGTGTTCGCCGCCTTCGGCGTGGATCTCCCGTTCACCACGCTGCTCGCCGTTGGGTTCTTCGCAGTGAGCGTCGGGAACCTGGCGAAGGTTCTCCCCCTCTCGCCCGGCGGCGTCGGCCTCTACGAGGGGGCCTTTTCGCTGCTCGTGGTGGCGCTGCTCCCCGTCTCGTGGGAAGTCGCACTCGGCGCGGCCATCGTCGACCACGCCGTGAAGAACATCGTGACGGTGCTCGGCGGCGTCGCCTCGATGCTGCTGCTCAACGTCTCGCTCACGACGGCAGTAAAAGAGAGCCGCGACGTACCTGACGTCGAAGCCGTCGAGAACTAG
- the yjjX gene encoding inosine/xanthosine triphosphatase — protein sequence MRVGVGSQNPVKVRATEQALANVLDATVEPVAVESGVSEQPRGLQETISGAENRARAVLDAGEFDLGIGIEGGVATVDDRLYLVMWAAVTDGERVGRGAGPSLALPEDIAARIEVGEELGPVMDDVLDMNNVAKKQGAAGALTAGIVDREAALTQAVAGALGPFVTDLY from the coding sequence ATGCGCGTCGGCGTCGGCAGTCAGAATCCGGTCAAAGTCAGGGCCACCGAACAGGCACTCGCGAACGTGTTGGACGCGACGGTCGAACCCGTCGCCGTCGAATCGGGCGTGTCAGAACAGCCGCGCGGTCTTCAGGAGACCATCTCGGGAGCCGAAAACCGGGCGCGAGCCGTGCTCGACGCGGGTGAGTTCGACCTCGGTATCGGCATCGAGGGTGGCGTCGCGACGGTCGACGACCGTCTCTACCTCGTGATGTGGGCGGCCGTCACGGACGGTGAGCGCGTCGGGCGCGGCGCGGGACCGAGTCTCGCGCTCCCCGAAGATATCGCCGCACGAATCGAGGTGGGCGAGGAACTCGGCCCCGTGATGGACGACGTACTCGATATGAACAACGTGGCGAAAAAACAGGGTGCAGCAGGGGCGCTCACGGCCGGTATCGTGGACCGCGAAGCGGCATTGACGCAGGCTGTAGCGGGGGCGCTCGGCCCCTTCGTCACCGACCTGTACTAG
- a CDS encoding transcription initiation factor IIB family protein — MREHTRTRTRAQTEESENEQESSNNKLNCPECGSGKLVGDSTHGETVCQDCGLVVDEKEIDRGPEWRAFDSREKDKKSRVGAPTTNTMHDKGLSTNIDWRDKDAYGKSLGSRQRAKMQRLRKWNERFRTRDSKERNLKQALGEIDRMASALGLPNNVRETASVIYRRALSENLLPGRSIEGVATSAVYAAARQASMPRSLDEIAEVSRVEKSEIARTYRYVVRELGLEVRPADPESYVPRFASSLDLSEEAEHRARQLLRNAKEQGVHSGKSPVGLAAAAVYAAALLTNEKTTQAAVSEVADISEVTIRNRYHELLEAEQDVPMA; from the coding sequence ATGAGAGAACACACCCGCACGCGAACCCGAGCACAAACAGAAGAGAGCGAGAACGAACAGGAATCGAGCAACAACAAGCTCAACTGCCCAGAATGTGGCTCCGGCAAACTCGTCGGCGACTCCACCCACGGCGAGACGGTCTGTCAGGACTGTGGTCTCGTCGTAGACGAGAAAGAAATCGACCGCGGCCCAGAGTGGCGCGCCTTCGACTCCCGAGAGAAGGATAAAAAATCGCGCGTCGGCGCCCCGACGACCAACACGATGCACGACAAGGGGCTCTCGACCAACATCGACTGGCGCGACAAGGACGCCTACGGGAAGTCCCTCGGCAGCCGCCAGCGCGCGAAGATGCAGCGCCTTCGCAAGTGGAACGAACGATTCCGCACCCGCGACAGCAAAGAGCGCAACCTCAAACAGGCACTTGGGGAAATCGACCGCATGGCCTCGGCCCTCGGCCTCCCGAACAACGTCCGGGAAACCGCCTCGGTCATCTACCGCCGCGCGCTCTCCGAGAACCTCCTTCCCGGCCGCTCCATCGAAGGCGTCGCAACCTCGGCGGTCTACGCCGCCGCCCGCCAGGCGAGCATGCCGCGCAGTCTCGACGAAATTGCGGAGGTCTCCCGTGTCGAGAAGAGCGAGATTGCCCGCACGTACCGCTACGTCGTCCGCGAACTCGGCCTCGAAGTGCGCCCCGCGGACCCAGAGAGCTACGTGCCGCGCTTTGCCTCCTCGCTCGACCTCTCCGAGGAAGCAGAACACCGCGCCCGCCAGCTCCTGCGCAACGCCAAGGAGCAGGGCGTCCACAGCGGCAAGTCGCCGGTCGGCCTCGCCGCCGCCGCCGTCTACGCCGCCGCGCTGCTCACCAACGAGAAGACGACGCAGGCCGCCGTGAGCGAAGTCGCAGACATCAGCGAGGTCACCATCCGCAACCGCTACCACGAACTGCTCGAAGCCGAGCAGGACGTGCCGATGGCGTAA